From the Desulfovibrio sp. X2 genome, one window contains:
- a CDS encoding flagellar basal body L-ring protein FlgH, producing MRNVWPSIILTAALAAGCAPSRTRPDLMPVVTPPPAAPAQTQDNPGSLFGQGQADNLFSDNRARRVGDVVAVLVNDVSKGEHKADTTASRQSTMNFQVNSFLGHSKLPYGVPTLGLGTPVNPSVAAIDTSSTNDHTATGDTKRESHLSASVAARVVQVLPNGLMQIEGARELRINDETQILVVKGLVRPQDIDADNSIGTDKLADATIEYYGEGVLADKQKPGWLARILDNVWPF from the coding sequence ATGCGTAACGTTTGGCCGAGCATCATCCTTACCGCCGCGCTGGCCGCAGGCTGCGCCCCGTCGCGCACGCGGCCCGATCTCATGCCCGTGGTCACGCCGCCTCCGGCCGCCCCGGCGCAGACCCAGGACAATCCCGGCTCCCTGTTCGGGCAGGGCCAGGCGGACAACCTCTTTTCCGACAACCGCGCGCGCCGCGTGGGCGACGTGGTGGCCGTGCTCGTCAACGACGTGAGCAAAGGCGAGCACAAGGCCGACACCACGGCCTCGCGCCAGTCCACCATGAACTTCCAGGTCAACTCCTTCCTGGGCCACAGCAAGCTGCCCTACGGCGTTCCCACGCTCGGCCTGGGCACGCCGGTGAACCCGAGCGTGGCGGCCATCGACACCTCGTCCACCAACGACCACACGGCCACTGGCGACACCAAGCGCGAGTCGCACCTTTCGGCCTCGGTGGCCGCGCGGGTGGTCCAGGTGCTGCCCAACGGCCTGATGCAGATCGAGGGCGCGCGCGAGCTGCGCATCAACGACGAGACGCAGATCCTGGTGGTCAAGGGGCTGGTCCGGCCGCAGGACATCGATGCGGACAACTCCATCGGCACGGACAAGCTGGCCGACGCGACCATCGAGTACTACGGCGAGGGCGTGCTGGCGGACAAGCAGAAGCCCGGCTGGCTGGCCCGCATCCTGGACAACGTCTGGCCCTTCTAA
- a CDS encoding rod-binding protein: MAGDPTTGIGGLPDAGSAEMARQKVRLDELKHRVEGGKSSEKDLRKVCSDFEAIFMQKMWEQMQHSIPKEGYLHSRYEDQYMSMFSQELSKKFANAGGIGLADMMYKQLSAELKSKQNPAQHVPVRPLDAHDELPGQPGVSGGHAAAPAPQAPQAPHEAQAAPAPHAAQTARAAQAAPHATEARASSGIIDVGGLSQAEADRRAAELAASITASLGERLADAAGEAGGAVANRGADHDANTGANTAANTTGTDGRTLAQSGDRASEGGRIVLEANASGQTLYRPGRSRRTAAAKGGGDAG; the protein is encoded by the coding sequence ATGGCCGGCGATCCGACCACCGGAATCGGCGGGCTGCCCGACGCGGGCAGCGCCGAGATGGCGCGCCAGAAGGTGCGTCTGGACGAGCTCAAGCACCGCGTCGAGGGCGGCAAGTCCTCGGAGAAGGACCTGCGCAAGGTCTGCTCCGACTTCGAGGCCATCTTCATGCAGAAGATGTGGGAGCAGATGCAGCACTCCATACCCAAGGAGGGCTACCTGCACAGCCGCTACGAAGACCAGTACATGTCCATGTTCAGCCAGGAGCTCTCCAAGAAGTTCGCCAACGCAGGCGGCATAGGGCTCGCGGACATGATGTACAAGCAGCTCTCCGCCGAGCTCAAGTCGAAGCAGAATCCGGCACAGCACGTCCCGGTGCGCCCGCTCGACGCGCACGACGAGCTTCCCGGCCAGCCGGGCGTCTCCGGCGGGCACGCCGCGGCCCCGGCCCCCCAGGCTCCTCAGGCTCCCCACGAGGCGCAGGCCGCCCCCGCCCCCCACGCCGCGCAGACGGCCCGGGCAGCCCAGGCCGCGCCCCATGCGACCGAGGCTCGGGCCTCCTCCGGGATCATCGACGTGGGCGGGCTTTCCCAGGCCGAGGCCGACCGCCGCGCCGCGGAACTGGCCGCGTCCATCACCGCGAGCCTCGGCGAGCGCCTGGCCGACGCGGCGGGCGAGGCGGGCGGCGCGGTCGCGAACCGCGGCGCGGATCATGACGCGAATACGGGCGCGAATACGGCCGCGAACACGACCGGCACGGACGGCAGGACTCTTGCACAGTCAGGGGACAGAGCCTCCGAGGGGGGAAGAATCGTCCTAGAGGCGAACGCTTCCGGACAGACCCTCTACAGGCCCGGCAGGTCGCGCCGCACGGCCGCCGCAAAGGGCGGAGGCGACGCGGGCTAA
- the csrA gene encoding carbon storage regulator CsrA — protein sequence MLILTRRPGESIHVGDTMKITVLSVKGKQIKIGLEVPDDVPVYREELYVKVREQNRLALEALENDLMAAAELWPGKK from the coding sequence ATGCTGATATTGACCCGTCGCCCAGGAGAATCCATCCACGTGGGCGACACCATGAAGATTACTGTCCTGTCCGTGAAGGGCAAGCAGATAAAGATCGGGCTGGAAGTCCCGGACGACGTGCCCGTGTACCGCGAGGAGCTTTACGTGAAGGTCAGGGAGCAGAACCGGCTTGCCCTGGAAGCCCTTGAGAACGACCTGATGGCGGCGGCGGAATTATGGCCCGGAAAGAAGTAA
- the flgL gene encoding flagellar hook-associated protein FlgL yields MRVTQQMMYGNFLLYMNNNLSDLMESNLQSSSQKRINRPSDDPVGTARVLDLRTSLSGIATYQKNIDTAKGWLNLADTTLLQVSDVITQAKGIAEQAATGTLSKENREQISYQARQLFEQLVSLANTSYDNKSIFAGHKVDKDAFAERLWATASDNSLDNGGWTIEGSADKTVLVQFTDTAAASGGSVSNIGSATLGYRYSTDGGQTFTSVNGPIPVSGGKALLNLGGVKMTLDAGTQVTTTSISNPNDDRGTWFWVRPTAQYMGDDKDSASVDEYGTQTIAGQATGSFPGNVTVRIDSGGGSLLGPILYSYSMDNGNTWTTGNIMASGVSSNAATLVVPGGILTLSSNGGNTLFAGDQFVIHPRMADIKLRIAVSEEISINNVGKDIFGGVYQDPNASNASLVFGNDAAKNLFDVMGRLVGYLETNNQTGIQGVLEDLDKAHSQVLNQAANVAGRENRLTVAGNVLSSLKLNDNERLGSVEDIDLGELLTKMAQQQLAYETVLKSSSMIMKMTLTNYL; encoded by the coding sequence ATGCGCGTCACGCAGCAGATGATGTACGGCAACTTCCTGCTGTACATGAACAACAACCTCTCGGACCTGATGGAGTCCAACCTCCAGTCCTCGAGCCAGAAGCGCATCAACCGGCCCTCGGACGACCCCGTGGGCACGGCGCGCGTGCTGGACCTGCGCACCTCGCTGTCCGGCATCGCCACCTACCAGAAGAACATCGACACGGCCAAGGGCTGGCTGAACCTCGCGGACACCACGCTTCTGCAGGTTTCGGACGTCATCACCCAGGCCAAGGGCATCGCCGAGCAGGCGGCCACCGGCACCCTGAGCAAGGAGAACCGGGAGCAGATCTCGTATCAGGCGCGCCAGCTCTTCGAGCAGCTCGTCTCCCTGGCCAACACGTCCTACGACAACAAGTCCATCTTCGCAGGCCACAAGGTCGACAAGGACGCCTTCGCGGAGCGGCTGTGGGCCACGGCCAGCGACAACTCGCTCGACAACGGAGGCTGGACCATCGAGGGTTCCGCCGACAAGACCGTGCTCGTGCAGTTCACGGACACGGCCGCGGCCAGCGGCGGCAGCGTGAGCAACATCGGCAGCGCCACCCTGGGCTATCGCTACAGCACGGACGGCGGCCAGACCTTCACCTCCGTGAACGGCCCCATCCCGGTCTCGGGCGGCAAGGCGCTCCTGAACCTGGGCGGGGTCAAGATGACGCTCGACGCGGGCACCCAGGTCACGACCACCTCCATCTCCAATCCCAACGACGACCGGGGCACCTGGTTCTGGGTGCGCCCCACGGCCCAGTACATGGGCGACGACAAGGACTCGGCCTCGGTGGACGAGTACGGCACGCAGACCATCGCCGGGCAGGCCACGGGCTCGTTCCCGGGCAACGTCACCGTGCGCATCGATTCGGGCGGCGGCTCGCTGCTCGGCCCGATCCTCTATTCGTACAGCATGGACAACGGCAACACCTGGACCACGGGCAACATCATGGCCTCGGGCGTCTCGTCCAACGCGGCCACGCTCGTGGTGCCGGGAGGCATCCTGACGCTCTCCTCCAACGGCGGCAACACGCTGTTCGCGGGCGACCAGTTCGTCATCCACCCGCGCATGGCGGACATCAAGCTGCGCATCGCGGTGAGCGAGGAGATCAGCATCAACAACGTCGGCAAGGACATCTTCGGCGGCGTGTACCAGGACCCGAACGCCTCGAACGCCTCGCTGGTCTTCGGCAACGATGCGGCCAAGAACCTCTTCGACGTCATGGGGCGGCTGGTCGGCTATCTGGAGACGAACAACCAGACCGGCATCCAGGGCGTGCTCGAGGACCTGGACAAGGCCCACAGCCAGGTGCTGAACCAGGCCGCCAACGTGGCGGGGCGCGAGAACCGGCTGACCGTGGCGGGCAACGTGCTCTCGAGCCTCAAGTTGAACGACAACGAGCGCCTGGGATCGGTCGAGGACATCGACCTGGGCGAGCTTCTGACCAAGATGGCCCAGCAGCAGCTGGCCTACGAGACCGTGCTCAAGAGTTCGAGCATGATCATGAAGATGACGCTCACGAACTATCTCTAG
- a CDS encoding DUF3431 domain-containing protein, producing MRTKLPDSTAPKNAGGEPASPGLAGRGLAGMEIVVARYREDVSWTAALAAAGAAVTVYDKGGDNGGSAAAGGAAGPARIPLPNTGREAHTYLHHILARWPDFPEYTVFCQGWPFDHMGGRTTDASTGRAPAGLGREMADLLAGLAARRVKFKGLADYAVRCDRAGRPHHLFDPEGRGKWAGHGRDIPLGEAYGLLFSGEVPETFHCRAPAGLLLVSRERILLRPRGLYETAMAMVQADPDDARNTGHALERLWYIVFNGYAALSRDGYTAEKAAAARGLGRDPARSAGAREG from the coding sequence ATGCGCACGAAGCTCCCGGACAGCACCGCCCCAAAGAACGCGGGAGGGGAACCGGCATCCCCCGGCCTTGCGGGCCGAGGGCTCGCGGGAATGGAGATCGTGGTGGCGCGCTACCGCGAGGACGTCTCCTGGACGGCCGCGCTTGCGGCCGCGGGCGCGGCCGTCACCGTCTACGACAAAGGCGGGGACAACGGCGGTAGCGCAGCCGCGGGAGGCGCCGCAGGCCCGGCGCGCATCCCCCTCCCCAACACCGGCCGCGAGGCGCACACCTACCTGCACCACATCCTCGCGCGCTGGCCCGATTTTCCCGAGTACACCGTCTTCTGCCAGGGCTGGCCCTTCGACCACATGGGAGGTCGGACGACGGACGCATCGACCGGCCGCGCGCCCGCCGGGCTCGGCCGGGAGATGGCGGATCTGCTGGCCGGGCTGGCCGCCCGACGGGTGAAGTTCAAGGGACTGGCCGACTACGCCGTCCGCTGCGACCGCGCGGGCAGGCCGCACCACCTCTTCGATCCCGAAGGCCGGGGGAAATGGGCGGGCCACGGCCGGGACATCCCGCTCGGCGAGGCCTACGGCCTGCTCTTCTCCGGCGAGGTGCCGGAGACCTTTCACTGCCGCGCTCCGGCCGGGCTGCTCCTCGTCTCGCGCGAACGCATCCTGCTCCGGCCGCGCGGCCTCTACGAGACGGCCATGGCCATGGTCCAGGCCGACCCCGACGACGCGCGCAACACCGGCCACGCCCTGGAACGGCTGTGGTACATCGTCTTCAACGGTTACGCGGCCCTTTCCCGCGACGGCTACACGGCCGAAAAGGCCGCCGCGGCCCGCGGCCTGGGCCGTGACCCGGCCCGAAGCGCCGGGGCAAGGGAGGGATGA
- the flgA gene encoding flagellar basal body P-ring formation chaperone FlgA — protein MRLSAVAAVLLALFAALLAWPAPRVFSASPAPLVLPEPPPRATPQGLMPATPPATTPQGRSWTIVVRPAATAHGPKVLVGDVADVYGDLPQQTWDKIKAMALCSSPDRGRQVVLNPDQVRALFAAALGDDMARGVSVRTSLAVQRGGFVVSGEELRKLVVAFLTERTKGMAGEVKVRDIAVPDVLFLPDDFARMGVEQPRQIAPGKISLRLDALTADSRVLRSVAAGAFLDQWVAVPCAARPINTGDVITPDMVVSERKNAAYLKDEPVRVRPGIRAKRPIGQGLAITRDDVAEVPDVVKGATVQLLYRGTNVQLSINAQAMADGSLGEVIPVRNLQSGREVRAVVEGENTVVVR, from the coding sequence ATGCGTCTTTCGGCAGTCGCAGCCGTCCTGCTGGCGCTCTTCGCGGCGCTCCTGGCCTGGCCCGCGCCGCGCGTCTTCTCGGCCTCTCCGGCCCCCCTGGTGCTGCCCGAGCCTCCGCCGCGCGCGACGCCGCAAGGCCTCATGCCGGCGACGCCTCCCGCGACCACGCCGCAGGGACGTTCCTGGACCATCGTGGTGCGCCCGGCGGCCACGGCGCACGGCCCCAAGGTGCTGGTCGGCGACGTGGCCGACGTCTACGGCGACCTGCCGCAGCAGACCTGGGACAAGATCAAGGCCATGGCGCTCTGCTCGTCTCCGGACAGGGGGCGCCAGGTGGTGCTGAACCCCGACCAGGTGCGCGCCCTGTTCGCCGCCGCGCTCGGCGACGACATGGCCCGCGGCGTGTCCGTGCGCACGAGCCTCGCGGTGCAGCGCGGCGGCTTCGTGGTTTCGGGCGAAGAGCTGCGCAAGCTGGTCGTCGCCTTTTTGACGGAGCGGACGAAGGGCATGGCGGGAGAGGTCAAGGTGCGCGACATCGCGGTGCCCGACGTCCTGTTCCTGCCCGACGACTTCGCGCGCATGGGCGTGGAGCAGCCGCGCCAGATCGCGCCGGGAAAGATATCCCTGCGCCTCGACGCCCTGACCGCGGACAGCCGCGTGCTGCGCTCCGTCGCGGCGGGCGCCTTCCTGGACCAGTGGGTGGCCGTGCCCTGCGCGGCCAGGCCCATCAACACCGGCGACGTCATCACCCCGGACATGGTGGTCAGCGAGCGCAAGAACGCGGCCTACCTGAAGGACGAGCCCGTGCGCGTCAGGCCGGGCATACGCGCCAAGCGGCCCATAGGGCAGGGGCTGGCCATCACCCGCGACGACGTGGCCGAGGTGCCCGACGTGGTCAAGGGTGCGACGGTGCAGCTGCTCTACAGGGGGACCAACGTGCAGCTGAGCATCAATGCCCAGGCCATGGCCGACGGCTCGCTCGGCGAGGTGATCCCGGTCCGCAACTTGCAATCCGGCAGAGAGGTGCGCGCCGTCGTCGAGGGTGAAAACACCGTCGTGGTGCGCTGA
- a CDS encoding flagellar basal body P-ring protein FlgI codes for MACTLLAAQPAGAVRIKDIATFKGVRSNQLVGYGLVVGLGGTGDQRGSDFTIQSLVNMLDKMGVRVNRADIKPKNVAAVMVTANMMVSATPGSKMDVTVSSIGDAKNLLGGQLLLTPLKGIDGNVYATAQGALTLGGFLVQGTAAQAQKNTTTVAIIPNGATVERGVPFNFNDMQNMTLNLSVADFSTTMQAVKAINREMGGDFAKARDISTIDIAVPQKFQGNLVPLMASLENIEIEPQTRARVVVDEKTGTVVLGQDVRLGKVAVAHGNLQIVVSNSAQVSQPPAFSGGQTVAVPQTTIGVTQQNKRLMLMEGATLRELVDGLNAIGASPQDLISILRALKAAGALMADVEVI; via the coding sequence ATGGCCTGCACGCTCCTGGCCGCGCAACCGGCAGGCGCGGTCCGCATCAAGGACATCGCCACCTTCAAGGGCGTGCGTTCCAACCAGCTCGTGGGTTACGGTCTGGTCGTGGGCCTCGGCGGCACGGGCGACCAGCGCGGCAGCGATTTCACCATCCAGTCCCTGGTCAACATGCTGGACAAGATGGGCGTGCGCGTGAACCGCGCCGACATCAAGCCCAAGAACGTGGCCGCGGTCATGGTCACGGCCAACATGATGGTCTCCGCCACCCCGGGCTCGAAGATGGACGTCACGGTCTCGAGCATCGGCGACGCCAAGAACCTGCTCGGGGGCCAGCTCCTGCTCACGCCGCTCAAGGGCATAGACGGCAACGTCTACGCCACGGCCCAGGGCGCTCTGACGCTCGGCGGCTTCCTGGTGCAGGGCACGGCGGCCCAGGCGCAGAAGAACACCACCACCGTGGCCATCATCCCGAACGGCGCCACGGTGGAACGCGGCGTGCCCTTCAATTTCAACGACATGCAGAACATGACCCTGAACCTGTCCGTGGCGGACTTCTCCACCACCATGCAGGCGGTCAAGGCCATCAACCGCGAGATGGGCGGCGACTTCGCCAAGGCCCGCGACATCTCGACCATCGACATCGCCGTGCCGCAGAAGTTCCAGGGCAACCTGGTGCCGCTCATGGCCTCGCTCGAGAACATCGAGATCGAGCCCCAGACCCGCGCCCGGGTGGTCGTGGACGAGAAGACCGGCACCGTGGTCCTGGGCCAGGACGTGCGCCTGGGCAAGGTGGCCGTGGCCCACGGCAACCTGCAGATCGTGGTCTCCAACTCGGCGCAGGTCAGCCAGCCGCCCGCCTTCAGCGGCGGTCAGACCGTGGCCGTGCCGCAGACGACCATCGGCGTGACCCAGCAGAACAAGCGGCTCATGCTCATGGAGGGCGCCACCCTGCGCGAGCTGGTGGACGGCCTGAACGCCATCGGCGCCTCGCCGCAGGACCTCATTTCCATCCTGCGCGCGCTGAAGGCGGCGGGCGCCCTGATGGCAGACGTGGAGGTGATCTAG
- the flgK gene encoding flagellar hook-associated protein FlgK: protein MSVNSLLGIGQSGIFASQSSIQTVGNNIANVDTPGYHRRTVELDEAMSINGNPGQIGTGVLATQVVRSFDQFVENTYNTKASDRDRWNSLNTELKGLDSLFNESNQDGLNAALSGYFSAWNDLAAAPDSYPAREALLSKTQVLTGLLNSADAQMASLQKQTDSYISQDVTTVNDLTTSIAALNKQINEQDIPGVNNVNELYDKRDSLVRQLAEKIDITYVDNGGGNVTILTRAGQPLVDGAERYEIKFEGPKSFNDLTPDSNFDGKINFSGDDDYEYTFQVVQGGSVNSGASAAMMKVSLDGGKTWLKDDDGNTLLVPARPDDGKITVRGLKIWFGTADNSQATPSNDMEVGDTFTVVPKKGLYWYQNTSSFVNITPQTSFTGQADDSRVTGGSLAGYFNFRDDYVGNYRDKLDAFSKTLVWETNRIHSQGAGLDPQSSLSGTYGVDNDAVALGSGASGLAFADKLSSGTSMVYLYDAQSGALVSSAALDFDPSTPGQQNFDPDTNTLQDVCTALNNAFPGKLSAQIVNHRLQIHSADGSKFELGEDTTGLWAALGINTFLDGSNAEDVSFNTNVTQDLAHINAGHVNGAGEANTGDNTTAASIVGLETKNVDILTLQAGKLNETMSSFYNSLVAEVGSDTEQANFNFTYQKALADDLDRRQQEASGVNLDQELSDLIKFQHSYTAAAKLITTADQMIQTLLAIKQ, encoded by the coding sequence ATGTCCGTCAACTCCCTGCTCGGCATCGGCCAGTCCGGGATCTTCGCCTCTCAGTCGTCGATCCAGACGGTCGGCAACAACATCGCCAACGTCGATACGCCGGGCTACCACCGCCGCACGGTGGAGCTCGACGAGGCCATGTCGATCAACGGCAATCCCGGCCAGATCGGCACGGGCGTGCTGGCCACGCAGGTGGTGCGCAGCTTCGACCAGTTCGTCGAGAACACGTACAACACCAAGGCCTCCGACCGCGACCGCTGGAACTCCCTGAACACCGAGCTGAAGGGCCTCGACTCCCTGTTCAACGAGTCCAACCAGGACGGGCTGAACGCGGCCCTGTCCGGATATTTCTCCGCCTGGAACGACCTGGCCGCCGCGCCGGACAGCTATCCCGCGCGCGAGGCCCTGCTCTCCAAGACCCAGGTCCTCACCGGGCTGCTGAACAGCGCGGATGCCCAGATGGCGTCCCTGCAGAAGCAGACCGACAGCTACATCAGCCAGGACGTCACCACGGTCAACGACCTGACCACGTCCATCGCCGCGCTCAACAAGCAGATCAACGAGCAGGACATCCCGGGCGTCAACAACGTCAACGAGCTCTACGACAAGCGCGACTCCCTGGTGCGCCAGCTGGCCGAGAAGATCGACATCACCTACGTGGACAACGGCGGCGGCAACGTCACCATCCTCACGCGGGCGGGACAGCCCCTGGTGGACGGCGCGGAGCGCTACGAGATCAAGTTCGAGGGGCCGAAGAGCTTCAACGACCTGACGCCGGACTCCAACTTCGACGGCAAGATCAATTTCTCCGGCGACGACGACTACGAGTACACCTTCCAGGTGGTGCAGGGCGGCTCCGTGAACAGCGGCGCCTCCGCGGCCATGATGAAGGTCTCGCTGGACGGCGGCAAGACCTGGCTCAAGGACGACGACGGCAACACGCTCCTCGTCCCGGCACGCCCCGACGACGGCAAGATCACCGTCCGCGGCCTCAAGATCTGGTTCGGCACCGCTGACAATTCCCAGGCCACCCCGAGCAACGACATGGAGGTGGGCGACACCTTCACCGTGGTGCCCAAGAAGGGGCTGTACTGGTACCAGAACACCTCGTCCTTCGTGAACATCACGCCGCAGACGAGCTTCACCGGACAGGCGGACGACTCCCGCGTGACCGGCGGCAGCCTCGCGGGCTACTTCAATTTCCGCGACGACTACGTGGGCAACTACCGCGACAAGCTCGACGCCTTCTCCAAGACCCTGGTCTGGGAGACCAACCGCATCCACAGCCAGGGCGCGGGCCTCGATCCCCAGAGCTCGCTCTCCGGCACCTACGGCGTGGACAACGACGCCGTGGCGCTCGGCAGCGGGGCCTCGGGCCTGGCCTTCGCCGACAAGCTCTCCTCGGGCACGTCCATGGTCTACCTCTACGACGCGCAGAGCGGCGCGCTGGTCTCGAGCGCGGCGCTGGACTTCGACCCGTCCACGCCCGGGCAGCAGAACTTCGATCCCGACACGAACACCCTGCAAGACGTCTGCACCGCCCTCAACAACGCCTTCCCCGGCAAGCTCTCGGCGCAGATCGTGAACCACAGGCTGCAGATACACAGCGCCGACGGCTCGAAATTCGAGCTCGGCGAGGACACCACGGGGCTGTGGGCGGCGCTCGGCATCAACACCTTCCTCGACGGCTCGAACGCGGAGGACGTCTCCTTCAACACGAACGTCACCCAGGACTTGGCCCACATCAACGCGGGCCACGTCAACGGCGCCGGCGAGGCCAACACGGGCGACAACACCACGGCCGCGTCCATCGTCGGGCTGGAGACCAAGAACGTCGACATTCTCACGCTGCAGGCGGGCAAGCTCAACGAGACCATGTCGAGCTTCTACAACTCCCTGGTGGCCGAAGTGGGCAGCGACACGGAGCAGGCCAACTTCAACTTCACCTACCAGAAGGCCCTGGCCGACGACCTCGACCGCCGCCAGCAGGAAGCCTCGGGCGTCAACCTGGACCAGGAGCTGAGCGACCTGATCAAGTTCCAGCACTCCTACACGGCCGCGGCCAAGCTGATCACCACCGCGGACCAGATGATCCAGACCCTGCTTGCGATCAAGCAGTAG
- a CDS encoding flagellar hook-basal body protein, translated as MQDSMYSALFGALSNEFRLNLISNNLANVNTTGYKQDKVSFKDTFQHFAHDYILDSKPFLRGEALWPDPDVKAKPRLSEQTTDFSQGGLHLTGNPLDFAIQGDGFFRVQDPTSGATFLTRNGNFSLDADGQIVDANGNYLLAGGSAVAVPPGSVLSVDKAGNIQSGGQVLGTIDLMYVEDPKKLQRVGKNLYTVPPDAGVVPQALQPGMPVADASGDSQTIRSTINQGYLEASNVEIVPEMVRMIEVNRSFEAYNKIMQESDSIDKRVISTVSKS; from the coding sequence ATGCAGGACAGCATGTACAGCGCGCTTTTCGGGGCGCTCTCCAACGAGTTCAGGCTCAACCTGATCTCCAACAATCTCGCGAACGTGAACACCACGGGCTACAAGCAGGACAAGGTGAGCTTCAAGGACACCTTCCAGCATTTCGCCCATGACTACATTCTTGACTCCAAGCCCTTTCTGCGCGGCGAGGCCCTGTGGCCCGACCCGGACGTGAAGGCCAAGCCGCGCCTCTCCGAGCAGACCACGGACTTCAGCCAGGGCGGGCTTCACCTGACGGGCAACCCCCTGGATTTCGCCATCCAGGGCGACGGCTTCTTCCGGGTGCAGGACCCGACCTCGGGTGCCACCTTTCTGACGCGCAACGGGAACTTCTCCCTCGACGCCGATGGTCAGATCGTTGACGCCAACGGCAACTACCTGCTCGCGGGCGGCTCGGCCGTGGCCGTGCCCCCGGGCTCGGTGCTCAGCGTGGACAAGGCGGGCAACATCCAGAGCGGCGGGCAGGTCCTCGGCACCATCGACCTGATGTACGTGGAGGACCCGAAGAAGCTGCAGCGCGTGGGCAAGAACCTCTACACCGTGCCGCCGGACGCCGGGGTGGTGCCGCAGGCGCTCCAGCCGGGCATGCCCGTGGCCGACGCAAGCGGCGATTCCCAGACCATCCGTTCGACCATCAACCAGGGATATCTGGAGGCCTCCAATGTGGAGATCGTTCCCGAAATGGTGCGCATGATCGAGGTCAACCGGTCCTTCGAGGCCTACAACAAGATCATGCAGGAGTCGGACTCCATCGACAAGCGCGTGATCTCCACCGTCAGCAAGTCATAG
- a CDS encoding flagellar protein FlgN → MSEMMRENLDRQHKAMVVLYELLQEEFSLLRAGKPQEVTGLEMSIQELIRQIALERAELKSMVLAREGTVVRLNVLVDSMPPEEGEPLRKLVNTIDALEQACARQADKNSNLAMALFDQSKSMLEFMQSQIKPKRVDVYARNGRFAQGKSEAALLHGRY, encoded by the coding sequence ATGAGCGAAATGATGCGGGAAAATCTGGACAGGCAGCACAAGGCGATGGTCGTCCTCTACGAGCTGCTGCAGGAAGAATTTTCCCTTCTGCGTGCCGGAAAGCCGCAGGAGGTCACCGGCCTCGAGATGTCCATCCAGGAGCTGATCCGCCAGATCGCCCTGGAGCGCGCCGAGCTCAAGAGCATGGTCCTGGCCCGCGAGGGCACGGTCGTGCGCCTGAACGTCCTGGTGGATTCCATGCCTCCCGAGGAGGGCGAGCCGCTGCGCAAGCTCGTGAACACCATCGACGCCCTGGAGCAGGCCTGCGCCCGGCAGGCGGACAAGAACAGCAACCTCGCCATGGCCCTCTTCGACCAGAGCAAGAGCATGCTCGAGTTCATGCAGAGCCAGATCAAGCCCAAGCGCGTGGACGTCTATGCGCGCAACGGACGTTTCGCCCAGGGCAAGTCCGAGGCGGCCCTCCTGCACGGGAGATACTAG
- the flgG gene encoding flagellar basal-body rod protein FlgG produces MMRSLWTAATGMVAMQTQIDTLSNNLANVNTVGFKKSRAEFEDLMYQTLQIAGTLNEGGNRIPTGLQVGMGVRPVTVHKYFSEGNFQNTGNPLDVAIEGDGFFLVDYNGQDAYTRAGSFKLNNDGQVVTANGYALQPAFTVPTDTVNVVITPTGHISALDKSGNELAGADIQIYRFINPPGLNAVGSNLYFETQASGAAEAGTPGDNNYGTLAQGFLEGSNVELVDEMVGLIVGQRAFEINSKAITTADAMLQTAIQVKR; encoded by the coding sequence ATGATGCGTTCCCTCTGGACGGCGGCCACCGGCATGGTGGCCATGCAGACCCAGATAGACACACTCTCGAACAACCTGGCCAACGTGAACACCGTGGGCTTCAAGAAGAGCCGGGCCGAGTTCGAGGACCTCATGTACCAGACCCTGCAGATCGCGGGCACCCTGAACGAAGGCGGCAACCGCATCCCCACGGGCCTGCAGGTGGGCATGGGCGTGCGGCCGGTCACGGTGCACAAGTACTTCAGCGAGGGCAACTTCCAGAACACGGGCAACCCGCTGGACGTGGCCATCGAGGGCGACGGCTTCTTCCTGGTCGACTACAACGGCCAGGACGCCTACACCCGCGCGGGTTCCTTCAAGCTGAACAACGACGGCCAGGTGGTCACGGCCAACGGCTACGCCCTGCAGCCCGCCTTCACCGTGCCCACGGACACGGTCAACGTGGTCATCACGCCCACGGGCCACATCTCGGCCCTGGACAAGTCGGGCAACGAGCTGGCCGGAGCGGACATCCAGATCTACCGCTTCATCAACCCCCCCGGCCTGAACGCCGTGGGCAGCAACCTCTATTTCGAGACCCAGGCCAGCGGCGCGGCCGAGGCGGGCACGCCGGGCGACAACAACTACGGCACCCTGGCCCAGGGCTTCCTGGAAGGCTCCAACGTGGAGCTGGTTGACGAGATGGTCGGCCTGATCGTCGGCCAGCGCGCCTTCGAGATCAACTCCAAGGCCATCACCACGGCGGACGCCATGCTTCAGACCGCCATCCAGGTGAAGAGGTAG